A window of the Kosakonia radicincitans DSM 16656 genome harbors these coding sequences:
- the yejM gene encoding LPS biosynthesis-modulating metalloenzyme YejM → MVTNRQRYREKVSQMVSWGHWFALFNILLSIVLGSRYLFVADWPTTLSGRIYSYLSVVGHFSFLVFATYLLVLFPLTFIVMSQRLMRVLSAILATAGMTLLLIDSEVFTRFHLHLNPVVWELVINPDQNEMARDWQLMFISVPVILLIEMLFATWSWQKLRSLTRRRHYAKPLAAFFFVAFIATHVMYIWADANFYRPITMQRANLPLSYPMTARRFLEKHGLLDAQDYQRRLVEQGSPEAVSVQYPLSDLRYADMGSGQNVLLITVDGLNYSRYEKQMPQLASFAQQNVNFTQHMSSGNTADNGYFGLFYGISPGYMDGVLSARIPAALITAFNQQGYQLGLFSSDGFSSPLYRQALLSDFSLPAAQTQSDEKTASQWINWLEHYAQDDNRWFSWISLNGTASLDSSQPNFARKYSRAAADVDAQIGRVLDALRATGKLDDTVVIITAGHGVPESKADDSFEWSRSRLHVPLVIHWPGTPAQRINTLTDHKDVMTTLMQRLLHVSTPANAWSQGQDLFNVPRRHNWVTAAGGGTLAITTPEMTLVLSPNGNYHTWNAQGEKIRDQKPQLSLLLQVLTNEKRFIAN, encoded by the coding sequence ATGGTGACCAATCGTCAGCGCTACCGTGAAAAAGTCTCCCAGATGGTAAGCTGGGGGCACTGGTTTGCGTTGTTCAACATTTTGTTGTCCATCGTTCTCGGTAGCCGTTATCTGTTTGTCGCCGACTGGCCGACTACCCTCTCCGGGCGTATCTATTCTTATCTCAGCGTGGTTGGGCATTTCAGCTTTCTGGTGTTCGCCACCTACTTGCTTGTGCTCTTCCCGCTGACGTTTATTGTAATGTCGCAGCGCCTGATGCGCGTGCTGTCCGCCATCCTTGCGACGGCGGGCATGACGCTGCTGCTGATCGACAGCGAAGTATTTACCCGTTTCCACCTGCATCTTAATCCTGTTGTCTGGGAACTGGTGATTAACCCGGACCAGAACGAAATGGCGCGGGACTGGCAGCTCATGTTTATCAGCGTGCCGGTGATCTTGCTAATTGAGATGTTATTCGCCACCTGGAGCTGGCAGAAGCTGCGCAGCCTGACGCGCCGTCGCCACTATGCCAAGCCGCTGGCCGCCTTTTTCTTCGTCGCCTTTATTGCCACGCATGTGATGTATATTTGGGCCGACGCCAATTTCTATCGCCCGATTACCATGCAGCGCGCTAACCTGCCGCTCTCTTATCCTATGACCGCGCGACGTTTTCTGGAAAAACACGGTTTGCTGGATGCGCAGGATTATCAGCGCCGACTGGTGGAACAAGGCAGCCCTGAAGCCGTCTCCGTACAATACCCCTTAAGCGATCTGCGCTACGCTGATATGGGTTCCGGTCAGAATGTACTGCTGATTACCGTTGATGGCCTCAACTATTCACGTTATGAAAAACAGATGCCGCAACTGGCCAGCTTTGCACAGCAGAACGTCAACTTTACGCAGCATATGAGTTCCGGCAACACTGCTGACAATGGCTATTTCGGCCTGTTCTACGGCATCTCGCCGGGTTACATGGACGGCGTGCTGTCGGCGCGTATTCCGGCGGCGCTGATCACTGCCTTTAACCAGCAGGGTTACCAGCTTGGCTTGTTCTCTTCGGACGGCTTCAGCAGCCCGCTCTACCGCCAGGCACTGCTCTCCGATTTCTCATTGCCAGCCGCGCAAACACAGAGTGACGAGAAAACCGCCTCGCAGTGGATCAACTGGCTGGAGCATTATGCGCAGGATGATAATCGCTGGTTCTCGTGGATTTCGCTGAACGGCACGGCGTCTCTGGACAGTTCGCAGCCAAACTTCGCGCGTAAATACAGCCGCGCGGCGGCAGATGTCGATGCGCAAATCGGGCGCGTGCTGGATGCGCTGCGCGCGACGGGCAAGCTGGACGATACGGTGGTGATTATTACCGCTGGCCATGGCGTTCCAGAAAGCAAAGCGGACGATAGTTTCGAATGGTCGCGCAGCCGGCTGCACGTTCCACTGGTCATCCACTGGCCGGGAACGCCGGCGCAGCGTATCAATACGCTGACGGATCATAAAGATGTGATGACCACGCTGATGCAGCGGCTGCTGCATGTCAGCACGCCAGCCAACGCCTGGTCACAGGGGCAGGATCTGTTTAACGTACCGCGCCGCCACAATTGGGTCACCGCGGCGGGCGGCGGCACGCTGGCGATAACCACGCCGGAGATGACGCTGGTGCTGAGTCCTAACGGCAATTACCATACCTGGAATGCGCAGGGTGAGAAGATCCGCGATCAAAAACCGCAGCTCAGTTTGTTGCTGCAAGTGTTAACGAATGAAAAACGTTTTATCGCTAACTGA
- a CDS encoding YejL family protein yields the protein MPQISRYSDEHVEQLLSELANVLEKHKAPTDLSLMVLGNMVTNLINTSVAPAQRQAIAKSFAQALQSSIGDDKAH from the coding sequence ATGCCACAAATCTCCCGCTACAGTGATGAACACGTTGAACAGCTGCTCAGTGAGCTGGCAAACGTGCTGGAAAAACACAAAGCCCCGACCGATCTCTCCCTGATGGTGCTGGGCAATATGGTGACGAACCTGATCAACACCAGCGTCGCCCCTGCACAACGTCAGGCGATCGCGAAATCGTTCGCTCAGGCTTTACAATCGTCAATTGGCGACGACAAAGCGCATTAA
- the yejK gene encoding nucleoid-associated protein YejK: protein MSLDINQIALHQLIKRDEQTLELVLRDSLLEPTAPVEEMMAELHRVYSAKNKAYGLFNEESELAQALRLQRQGEEEFLAFSRAATGRLRDELAKYPFADGGIVLFCHYRYLAVEYLLVAVLNNLSSMRVNENLDISSTHYLDINHADIVARIDLTEWETNPESTRYLTFLKGRVGRKVADFFMDFLGASEGLNAKAQNRGLLQAVDDFTAQAELDKSERQTVRQQVYTYCNEQLQAGEEIELASLSKELAGVSEVSFEEFTAGQGYELEESFPADRSTLRQLTKFAGSGGGLTINFDALLLGERIFWDPATDTLTIKGTPPNLRDQLQRRFTGGK from the coding sequence ATGAGTCTGGACATCAACCAGATTGCCCTGCACCAGCTTATCAAGCGCGATGAGCAAACCCTTGAACTGGTGCTGCGCGATTCTTTGCTGGAACCGACCGCACCTGTCGAAGAGATGATGGCGGAACTGCATCGGGTATACAGCGCCAAAAATAAAGCCTACGGTCTGTTTAACGAAGAGAGCGAACTGGCGCAGGCGCTGCGTCTTCAGCGTCAGGGCGAGGAAGAGTTCCTTGCTTTCAGCCGCGCGGCAACCGGGCGCTTACGTGATGAACTGGCGAAATATCCGTTTGCTGATGGCGGTATTGTGCTGTTTTGCCACTACCGCTACCTGGCGGTGGAGTATCTGCTGGTGGCGGTGCTGAACAACTTAAGCAGCATGCGCGTCAATGAAAATCTCGACATCAGCTCGACGCATTATCTCGATATTAATCATGCCGATATTGTGGCGCGCATTGATTTAACCGAGTGGGAAACTAATCCGGAATCAACCCGCTATCTGACCTTCCTGAAAGGGCGAGTAGGGCGCAAAGTCGCAGACTTCTTTATGGATTTCCTCGGTGCCAGCGAAGGGTTGAACGCGAAAGCGCAAAACCGCGGTCTGTTGCAGGCGGTAGACGACTTCACCGCGCAGGCCGAACTGGATAAATCAGAACGCCAGACCGTGCGCCAGCAGGTTTATACCTACTGCAATGAGCAGTTGCAGGCGGGCGAAGAGATTGAACTGGCATCGCTCTCTAAAGAGCTGGCGGGCGTCAGCGAAGTAAGCTTCGAAGAGTTTACCGCAGGCCAGGGCTACGAGCTGGAAGAGAGTTTCCCGGCGGATCGCAGTACCCTGCGACAGCTGACCAAATTTGCGGGCAGCGGCGGTGGTCTGACGATCAACTTTGATGCTTTGCTGCTGGGCGAACGTATTTTCTGGGATCCGGCTACGGATACGCTGACCATCAAAGGCACGCCGCCGAATCTGCGCGATCAACTGCAACGCCGATTCACGGGTGGGAAGTAA
- the rplY gene encoding 50S ribosomal protein L25 — protein sequence MFTINAEVRKEQGKGASRRLRAANKFPAIIYGGTEAPIAIELDHDKLWNMQAKAEFYSDVLTIAVDGKEVKVKVQAVQRHAFKVRLTHIDFVRA from the coding sequence ATGTTTACTATTAACGCAGAAGTACGTAAAGAGCAGGGTAAGGGTGCGAGCCGCCGCCTGCGCGCAGCGAACAAGTTCCCGGCAATCATCTACGGTGGAACTGAAGCGCCGATCGCTATCGAACTGGATCACGACAAACTGTGGAACATGCAGGCGAAAGCTGAATTCTACAGCGACGTTCTGACCATTGCAGTTGATGGCAAAGAAGTAAAAGTAAAAGTTCAGGCTGTACAGCGTCACGCGTTCAAAGTACGCCTGACTCACATCGACTTCGTTCGCGCTTAA
- a CDS encoding DEAD/DEAH box helicase has product MTFTLRPYQREAVDATLAHFRKHAEPAVIVLPTGAGKSLVIAELARLARGRVLVLAHVKELVAQNHAKYVALGLEADIFAAGLKRKQSHRKVVFGSVQSVARNLEQFQSEFSLLVVDECHRISDDDDSQYQQILSHLREVNPHVRLFGLTATPFRLGKGWIYRFHYHGMVRGDEKALFRDCIYELPLRYMIKHGYLTPPERLDMPVVQYDFSRLQAQSNGLFSETDLNRELKKQQRITPHIISQIIEFAQTRKGVMIFAATVEHAREITGLLPANDAALITGETPGPQRDALIEAFKNQQFRYLVNVAVLTTGFDAPHVDLIAILRPTESVSLYQQIVGRGLRLAPGKTDCLILDYAGNPHDLYAPEIGAPKGKSDNVPVQVFCPGCGFANTFWGKTTADGTLIEHFGRRCQGWLEDDEGNREQCDYRFRFKNCPQCNAENDIAARRCRACDTVLVDPDDMLKAALKLKDALVLRCSGMTLQHGADEKGEWLKITYYDEDGADVSERFRLQTPAQRTAFEQLFIRPHTRTPGVPLRWIVAADIVTQQALLRHPDFVVARMKGQYWQVREKVFDYEGRFRRAHELRG; this is encoded by the coding sequence ATGACTTTTACGCTACGCCCTTATCAACGTGAAGCGGTGGATGCCACCCTCGCCCATTTTCGCAAACATGCTGAACCCGCCGTGATTGTGCTGCCTACCGGCGCAGGAAAAAGCCTGGTGATCGCTGAACTGGCACGGCTCGCTCGTGGCCGTGTACTGGTGCTGGCACACGTCAAAGAACTGGTGGCGCAGAATCATGCGAAATATGTGGCGCTGGGGCTGGAAGCCGATATTTTCGCCGCCGGGTTGAAGCGTAAGCAGAGCCACCGAAAAGTGGTGTTCGGCAGCGTACAGTCGGTGGCGCGCAACCTGGAGCAGTTTCAGAGCGAGTTTTCCCTGCTGGTGGTCGACGAGTGTCATCGTATCAGCGACGATGACGACAGCCAGTACCAGCAAATCCTCAGCCACTTGCGCGAAGTGAACCCTCACGTGCGTTTGTTTGGCCTTACCGCCACGCCTTTTCGGCTGGGAAAAGGCTGGATTTACCGCTTTCACTATCACGGCATGGTGCGCGGCGACGAAAAAGCGCTGTTCCGCGACTGCATTTATGAGCTGCCGCTGCGTTATATGATCAAGCACGGCTATTTAACACCGCCGGAACGGCTGGATATGCCGGTCGTGCAGTACGATTTCAGCCGCTTACAGGCGCAAAGTAATGGGCTGTTCAGCGAGACCGATCTTAACCGCGAACTGAAAAAGCAGCAGCGCATTACCCCGCATATCATCAGCCAGATTATTGAATTCGCGCAAACGCGCAAAGGGGTGATGATTTTTGCGGCGACCGTCGAGCATGCGCGGGAGATTACCGGCCTGTTACCCGCAAACGATGCGGCGCTCATCACTGGTGAAACGCCAGGCCCGCAACGCGATGCGCTGATTGAGGCATTCAAAAATCAGCAGTTCCGTTACCTGGTTAACGTGGCGGTGCTGACCACCGGTTTCGATGCGCCGCATGTTGATTTAATTGCCATTTTACGACCAACGGAATCCGTCAGCCTGTATCAGCAAATTGTCGGACGCGGCCTGCGACTTGCACCCGGTAAAACCGACTGTCTGATCCTTGATTATGCCGGGAACCCTCACGATCTCTATGCGCCGGAAATTGGTGCGCCGAAAGGCAAAAGCGATAACGTCCCGGTGCAGGTTTTCTGCCCCGGCTGCGGCTTCGCCAACACCTTCTGGGGAAAAACTACCGCCGACGGCACGCTGATTGAACACTTTGGTCGCCGCTGCCAGGGCTGGCTGGAAGATGATGAAGGCAACCGCGAGCAGTGTGATTACCGTTTTCGCTTTAAAAACTGCCCGCAGTGCAATGCGGAAAACGATATCGCGGCCCGCCGCTGCCGCGCCTGCGATACCGTGCTTGTCGATCCGGACGATATGCTGAAAGCAGCGCTGAAGTTAAAAGATGCGCTGGTGCTGCGCTGTAGCGGCATGACGTTGCAACACGGTGCCGATGAGAAAGGCGAATGGCTAAAAATCACCTATTACGATGAAGATGGCGCCGATGTCAGCGAGCGCTTCCGTCTGCAGACACCTGCCCAGCGAACCGCTTTCGAACAGCTGTTTATCCGCCCGCATACGCGCACGCCCGGCGTGCCACTGCGCTGGATTGTCGCCGCCGATATCGTGACGCAACAGGCGCTGTTGCGTCATCCCGATTTTGTGGTCGCCCGCATGAAAGGGCAGTACTGGCAGGTGCGGGAAAAGGTGTTTGATTATGAGGGTCGCTTCCGGCGGGCGCATGAATTGCGCGGGTAA